A single window of Candidatus Dormiibacterota bacterium DNA harbors:
- a CDS encoding YajQ family cyclic di-GMP-binding protein — translation MPSESSFDVVSRVDGQELDNALNQARREIANRFDFKNSKTTIENDAKSITVVSDDEMKMRNVVDIIQSKAVKRGVDIKAFEVGALEPAASGTVRRVITLRSGIPKDKGRELVEKIKGLKAKVTVQYQDEQIRVSGKSKDDLQRVIATLSTMDFELPLQFVNYR, via the coding sequence ATGCCGAGCGAATCCTCATTTGACGTGGTTTCACGAGTCGACGGGCAAGAGTTAGACAATGCCCTAAATCAAGCGCGCCGCGAGATCGCGAACCGCTTCGATTTCAAGAACTCGAAAACGACGATCGAAAACGATGCGAAGTCGATCACCGTCGTCTCGGACGACGAAATGAAGATGCGCAACGTCGTCGATATCATTCAGTCAAAAGCGGTCAAGCGCGGCGTCGACATCAAAGCCTTTGAAGTCGGCGCACTGGAGCCGGCTGCGAGCGGCACCGTGCGCCGGGTTATCACGCTGCGCTCGGGCATTCCCAAAGACAAAGGGAGAGAGCTCGTCGAGAAGATCAAGGGACTCAAGGCGAAGGTCACCGTGCAGTATCAAGACGAGCAGATTCGCGTGTCGGGCAAGAGCAAGGACGATCTCCAGCGCGTCATCGCCACGCTCTCGACGATGGATTTCGAGCTGCCGCTGCAGTTCGTCAACTATCGCTAA
- a CDS encoding CofH family radical SAM protein — MTRSTDPALFEIEAKLDAGAPLSLADGLALYRAPDLHALGRLARKQKERKSGKKVFYVLNRYVNSTNVCYAGCKFCSFAADEFKERERVVRMPAEEVFARTFETGTNFNQVHIVGGHDPRQLSLDYWLPLMRRFKEAAPHVQLSLFTAAEIDYMAKRHRLSYPAIVAKLKEAGLDNVNGGGAEIFAEATRAKICPNKVNSDNWLAIHEELHSQGVASNATMLYGHIESLEDRVDHLLRLRASQERSPGYNAFIPLAFHPDGNEMSDCGWTSGLDDVRTFAVARLMLDNFDHIKAYWMIQGLKVCQVALQFGADDMDGTHGSTDEEMIYHAAGTQSGQHVDDREFRRLIEDAGYVPVRRNTTYDEFAWDWAPPSFDAAVPVGAG; from the coding sequence ATGACCCGCTCGACCGATCCGGCGCTTTTCGAGATCGAAGCAAAGCTCGATGCCGGCGCTCCGCTCTCTCTCGCCGACGGCCTTGCGCTCTATCGCGCGCCCGATCTCCATGCGCTCGGGCGTCTGGCGCGCAAACAGAAAGAGCGCAAGAGCGGCAAGAAGGTCTTCTACGTTCTCAACCGCTACGTCAACTCGACGAACGTCTGCTACGCCGGATGCAAGTTTTGCTCGTTCGCCGCCGACGAGTTCAAGGAGCGCGAGCGCGTGGTGCGCATGCCGGCCGAAGAAGTCTTCGCAAGGACCTTCGAGACGGGAACGAACTTCAACCAAGTCCACATCGTCGGCGGCCACGATCCGCGCCAGCTCTCGCTCGATTACTGGCTGCCGCTCATGCGTCGCTTCAAGGAAGCCGCGCCGCACGTGCAGCTTTCGCTCTTCACTGCGGCCGAGATCGACTACATGGCCAAGCGCCATCGCCTCTCCTACCCCGCCATCGTCGCGAAGCTCAAAGAAGCCGGGCTCGACAACGTCAACGGCGGCGGCGCGGAGATCTTCGCCGAGGCGACGCGCGCAAAGATCTGCCCGAACAAGGTCAATAGCGACAACTGGCTCGCGATTCACGAGGAGCTCCATTCTCAAGGCGTCGCGAGCAACGCGACGATGCTCTACGGCCACATCGAGTCGCTCGAAGATCGCGTCGACCATTTGCTGCGCCTACGCGCATCGCAAGAACGCTCGCCGGGATACAATGCCTTCATTCCGCTGGCGTTCCATCCCGACGGCAACGAGATGAGCGATTGCGGCTGGACGAGCGGCCTCGACGACGTCCGCACCTTTGCGGTCGCGCGCCTGATGCTCGACAACTTCGATCACATCAAGGCGTATTGGATGATCCAGGGTCTGAAGGTCTGCCAGGTCGCGCTGCAGTTCGGCGCCGACGACATGGACGGCACGCACGGTTCGACCGACGAAGAGATGATCTATCACGCGGCAGGGACGCAGTCCGGCCAGCACGTCGACGACCGCGAGTTTCGCCGTCTCATCGAAGACGCAGGCTACGTGCCCGTGCGTCGCAACACCACGTACGACGAGTTCGCGTGGGACTGGGCCCCTCCGTCCTTCGACGCGGCAGTGCCCGTCGGCGCTGGATGA
- a CDS encoding phosphatase PAP2 family protein → MDSKTSSPSNRSAYVIAAAISFAACIALGLGVDHYGEPTAVWAFDRAVVDHGAILAWWITQLGRFYVLASLALALLIAAWLLPSWRGRILFSLVMLLLAWRAADFLQHVFARPRRLDWVIFHETSFSYPSAHATIATAFYALWAWLIARGFTAPSRSAVCILVLIVVLAIYWSRLALGAHYVTDVAGGVLLGLTLLAAGAAAWPEILARTRKGRA, encoded by the coding sequence GTGGACAGCAAGACCTCTTCGCCGTCGAATCGTAGCGCGTACGTCATCGCTGCGGCGATTTCGTTTGCCGCGTGTATCGCACTGGGGCTTGGCGTCGACCATTACGGCGAGCCGACTGCGGTATGGGCGTTCGATCGCGCCGTCGTAGATCACGGCGCTATCCTTGCGTGGTGGATCACGCAGCTCGGGCGCTTCTACGTTCTCGCATCGCTTGCGCTCGCGCTGTTGATCGCGGCGTGGCTTTTACCCTCGTGGCGCGGGCGCATACTCTTCAGCCTCGTCATGCTGCTTCTCGCATGGCGCGCCGCGGACTTCCTCCAGCACGTCTTCGCGCGCCCGCGGCGCCTCGACTGGGTGATATTTCATGAAACCTCGTTCTCGTATCCGAGTGCGCACGCGACGATCGCAACCGCGTTCTACGCGCTCTGGGCGTGGCTGATCGCTCGCGGCTTCACGGCGCCCTCGCGCAGCGCCGTCTGCATCCTGGTGCTAATCGTCGTCCTGGCGATCTACTGGTCGCGGCTGGCGCTCGGGGCGCACTACGTGACCGACGTCGCCGGCGGCGTCCTGCTCGGCCTGACGTTGCTCGCCGCCGGAGCGGCGGCGTGGCCGGAAATCCTCGCGCGGACGAGAAAGGGGCGAGCATGA
- the mqnC gene encoding cyclic dehypoxanthinyl futalosine synthase, translating into MSLHDLLDRAASGGRLSFDEGVALYHDADLHALGAAAHARRMQLHPSNVVTYVIDTTVNYTNVCNVHCTFCAFFRPEHHNEGYTMSHDEVIARVRHAADQGATQIMIQGGVNPELRIAWFEQLFARVRAEFPHVDLHSLSVSEIVGLARIEEMPVPEILRRLKAAGMKSLPGAGAEILVERVRKRISARKVKPEEWLGVMREAQRLGMPTTATMMFGSIETAEERIEHLHVVRELQDEMQGFTAFIPWYYIPFKTPLRGKEATGLEYLRVLAISRLYLDNVPHLQASWLTPGLKMGQLALFYGCDDMGGTIIEEQVVHDAGNTNEASRRDLEEAIREAGFVPAIRDTYWNIRSDYALATA; encoded by the coding sequence GTGTCCCTGCATGATCTGCTAGACCGCGCGGCGTCCGGCGGGCGCTTGAGCTTCGACGAAGGCGTCGCGCTCTACCACGACGCCGACCTTCACGCGCTCGGCGCCGCAGCGCACGCGCGGCGCATGCAGCTCCATCCCTCGAATGTCGTGACGTACGTCATCGACACGACCGTGAACTACACCAACGTCTGCAACGTGCACTGCACCTTCTGCGCCTTCTTTCGACCCGAGCATCACAACGAAGGCTACACGATGTCGCACGACGAGGTGATCGCGCGCGTGCGGCACGCCGCGGACCAAGGTGCGACGCAGATCATGATTCAAGGCGGCGTCAACCCTGAGCTGCGCATCGCGTGGTTCGAGCAACTCTTCGCGCGCGTGCGGGCCGAGTTTCCGCACGTGGATCTCCACTCGCTCTCGGTCTCGGAGATCGTGGGCTTGGCGCGAATCGAAGAGATGCCGGTTCCCGAGATTCTTCGCCGCTTGAAAGCTGCGGGCATGAAGTCGCTCCCCGGCGCGGGGGCGGAGATCCTCGTCGAGCGCGTTCGCAAGCGTATTTCGGCACGCAAGGTGAAACCGGAGGAATGGCTCGGCGTCATGCGCGAGGCGCAACGTCTCGGAATGCCGACGACCGCGACGATGATGTTCGGTTCGATCGAAACCGCGGAAGAGCGCATCGAGCACCTCCACGTCGTGCGCGAACTTCAAGACGAGATGCAGGGCTTCACCGCCTTCATTCCGTGGTATTACATCCCGTTCAAGACGCCGCTGCGCGGCAAGGAAGCAACGGGTCTGGAGTACTTGCGCGTCCTTGCGATCTCGCGACTCTACCTCGACAACGTGCCGCACCTGCAGGCGTCGTGGCTGACGCCGGGCTTGAAGATGGGGCAGCTCGCGCTCTTCTACGGCTGCGACGACATGGGCGGCACGATCATCGAAGAGCAAGTCGTGCACGACGCAGGGAACACCAACGAAGCGTCGCGCCGCGATCTAGAGGAAGCCATCCGCGAGGCCGGCTTCGTTCCGGCGATCCGCGACACGTACTGGAACATCCGCTCCGACTACGCGCTCGCCACGGCCTAG
- a CDS encoding serpin family protein, with translation MKRLLVLTAAVCCLGAAAPANYNAFGIAVLQRLAGQSHAENVFLSPVSLGIALAMAADGAAGSTRTAILHALALRATDVAPANAALIASLESNSDARVGIANAIWLRQDIPPSSRYVALLRRGYRAEARAVHFGDPSAAQAINAWTRAHTLGLIDHIVDSTSPMDFAYLTNALAFKADWTAPFDRGETSRQPFTDADGTKHDVQMMMQRATFRTADLPTFRVLRLPYGKNGGYAAYILLPNGKDAAALVRGLSASAFDHALRALRAEDVRVGLPRFTAEYQAQLEPLLEAMGMGVAFSRNADFSPMHPPAGTIRLGSVVHKTYVRVDEQGTTAAAATSVEMRMTSVMMPPARTFIVDHPFVMALRDERTGALLFIGVINTVPHT, from the coding sequence ATGAAGCGCTTGCTCGTCCTCACGGCCGCCGTGTGCTGCCTCGGTGCCGCCGCCCCCGCCAACTACAACGCCTTCGGTATTGCCGTGCTCCAACGGCTCGCGGGGCAATCGCACGCCGAAAATGTCTTCCTATCGCCGGTGAGCCTCGGCATCGCCTTGGCGATGGCCGCCGACGGCGCTGCGGGAAGCACCCGTACGGCGATTCTGCACGCGCTCGCATTGCGCGCTACGGACGTCGCGCCGGCGAATGCGGCGCTTATCGCCTCGCTCGAATCGAATTCCGACGCCCGCGTCGGCATCGCGAACGCGATCTGGCTGCGGCAGGATATCCCGCCGAGCTCGCGTTACGTCGCATTGCTTCGACGCGGCTATCGAGCCGAGGCGCGAGCCGTGCACTTCGGCGACCCGTCGGCCGCGCAGGCCATCAATGCGTGGACGCGCGCGCATACCCTCGGGTTGATCGACCACATCGTCGACAGCACGAGCCCGATGGATTTCGCCTACCTCACGAATGCACTCGCCTTCAAAGCCGACTGGACGGCACCGTTCGATCGCGGCGAGACGAGCCGCCAGCCGTTCACCGATGCAGACGGCACGAAGCACGACGTGCAGATGATGATGCAACGCGCAACGTTTCGAACCGCCGATCTGCCGACGTTTCGCGTCCTGCGCCTTCCCTACGGTAAGAACGGCGGCTACGCAGCGTACATTCTTCTGCCGAACGGCAAGGACGCCGCGGCGCTCGTGCGCGGCCTCAGCGCCTCGGCCTTCGATCACGCGCTTCGCGCGCTGCGCGCCGAAGACGTTCGCGTCGGGCTACCGCGCTTCACCGCGGAGTACCAAGCGCAGCTCGAGCCGCTCCTAGAAGCGATGGGCATGGGCGTCGCCTTCAGTCGCAATGCCGACTTCTCGCCGATGCATCCACCGGCCGGTACGATTCGCCTCGGAAGCGTCGTTCACAAGACCTACGTGCGCGTGGACGAGCAAGGAACCACGGCGGCTGCGGCGACGTCCGTCGAGATGCGGATGACGTCGGTCATGATGCCTCCGGCGCGCACGTTCATCGTCGACCACCCGTTCGTGATGGCGCTGCGCGACGAGCGCACCGGCGCGCTCCTCTTCATCGGCGTCATCAACACGGTGCCTCACACGTAA
- a CDS encoding RodZ domain-containing protein gives MPALGQRFRAAREARGLAIAEVAEQIRIRAVYLAAIENEAWSEIGAPIYIRGFLRTYARFLGLDAEEAVAAFNLGEGERGAIVPARGDLADIERAGGHRGLQLSPLIWIASLVAVILIAFVVYNELTLPKPSPVAFLATASPLPPASPLPAAAAAMPSLSPSALPSGSAPPSGSAPPSAGPLASGAHVVTLRLTGLCWIEVAVDGAVASEGTFAAGTVKTFTGRNIDVRVGNAGAADLVLDGQDLGKMGAAGQVVERSFAS, from the coding sequence ATGCCGGCGCTCGGTCAGCGATTTCGTGCCGCGAGGGAAGCCCGCGGCCTCGCTATCGCTGAGGTTGCCGAACAGATTCGGATTCGTGCCGTCTATCTTGCCGCGATCGAGAACGAAGCCTGGAGCGAGATCGGTGCCCCGATCTACATTCGCGGCTTCTTGCGCACGTACGCGCGCTTCCTCGGGCTCGATGCCGAGGAGGCCGTCGCAGCGTTCAATCTCGGAGAGGGCGAGCGCGGGGCCATCGTGCCGGCGCGGGGCGATCTCGCGGACATCGAGCGCGCCGGCGGGCACCGCGGCCTGCAGCTCTCGCCGCTGATCTGGATCGCGTCGCTGGTCGCCGTCATTCTCATCGCGTTCGTGGTGTACAACGAGCTGACGCTTCCGAAGCCGTCGCCGGTTGCTTTCTTGGCGACGGCCTCGCCGCTGCCGCCCGCCTCGCCGCTGCCGGCTGCTGCAGCGGCGATGCCGAGCCTCTCACCGAGCGCGCTACCGAGCGGCAGCGCGCCACCGAGCGGCAGCGCGCCACCGAGTGCCGGCCCACTTGCATCCGGTGCCCACGTCGTCACGCTGCGCCTAACGGGGTTATGCTGGATCGAGGTCGCCGTCGACGGCGCCGTGGCGAGCGAAGGAACCTTCGCGGCCGGCACCGTCAAGACGTTCACCGGAAGGAACATCGACGTTCGCGTCGGGAACGCAGGGGCTGCCGACCTGGTGCTCGATGGGCAAGACCTCGGGAAGATGGGTGCGGCCGGACAAGTCGTCGAGCGGAGTTTTGCCTCATAG
- a CDS encoding menaquinone biosynthesis protein, with protein sequence MTMTLRCGRICYTNDLPIYAAFDAGAIPYPGTLHADVPARLNAMLLAGELDVSPISAFAWARHAGELVLLPDLCIGARDEVVSVVLVSQRPLEQLDGARIAVTRESASGANLLRVLLERRFGVHPAYEESADPLADAANGCPALLIGDRAIDALLSLPRENVYDLGSLWHEWTRQQTVFAVWAARRDVYDREPQGVRDCMHALTDAYTWSRSHMEFVLAQAQRAYPRPTGFYEEYYGKLNFTFHFAAQCGLEAFCRELLAIGAIEHMPPVFPEAIGVPA encoded by the coding sequence ATGACGATGACGCTACGCTGCGGACGCATCTGCTACACGAACGACCTTCCGATCTACGCCGCGTTCGACGCGGGGGCGATTCCGTATCCGGGCACGCTGCATGCGGACGTGCCGGCGCGTTTGAATGCCATGCTGCTCGCCGGAGAGCTCGACGTGAGCCCTATTTCGGCGTTCGCATGGGCGCGGCACGCCGGCGAGCTCGTCCTGTTGCCCGATCTCTGCATCGGCGCGCGCGACGAGGTCGTATCGGTGGTTCTCGTCTCGCAGCGGCCGCTCGAGCAGCTCGACGGCGCGCGCATCGCCGTGACGCGCGAGTCGGCCAGCGGCGCGAACCTCCTGCGCGTCCTACTCGAACGCCGATTCGGCGTGCATCCGGCGTACGAAGAGAGCGCCGACCCCTTGGCGGACGCGGCAAATGGGTGCCCCGCGCTGCTCATCGGCGATCGGGCGATCGACGCGCTGCTCTCGCTGCCGCGGGAGAACGTATACGACCTGGGCAGCCTCTGGCACGAGTGGACGCGGCAGCAGACGGTCTTTGCGGTTTGGGCGGCGCGCCGCGACGTCTACGATCGCGAGCCGCAAGGCGTGCGCGACTGCATGCACGCATTGACCGATGCGTACACGTGGTCGCGTTCGCACATGGAGTTCGTGCTCGCGCAGGCGCAGCGTGCCTACCCGCGCCCGACGGGCTTCTACGAGGAGTATTACGGCAAGCTGAACTTCACGTTCCATTTTGCAGCGCAGTGCGGCTTGGAGGCATTCTGCCGCGAGCTGCTTGCGATCGGCGCCATCGAGCATATGCCGCCCGTCTTTCCGGAGGCGATCGGTGTCCCTGCATGA
- a CDS encoding LCP family protein: MNKHLAVRNSFFRRPPRNVRRALIVAALVCVGLASVLTGYIVIGRHNPLIELSRAFIPSPQQVFGKQNLLVLVEGLDYDYTATDQPFSSQSRSDVIWAVNFDFANHRIYELSVPRDMLATFPDGSRRKINEAQSDGGTREAEHVVAGFLGIPGFDRYAVLRINAAREVIDAIGGVNVDVKNSDCLMTPHHCVNGPIDYDDTWGHLHIHLKPGMQHLNGGQAVGYARFRHDWCSDPCRIMRQQQVARAVLEKLKGDKLSTLLHLGQLIGIVHANLVTNLTQSEMLSIADYYADITPKEFHSTQVPYTGDVQLADGDDLIPDDAAKARLVQTMLVAPPTPTPAPPSTMALAAIPPSTLRVDVENGSGVQGAAHRVAEHLRKAGFQIGDIGDAANTNLPTSEIQVHSAVLFAGARVREAMPGPWQNVSIVDAGASPSPQTSDVTIIVGRDLARPE; this comes from the coding sequence GTGAATAAGCATCTTGCGGTACGCAACAGTTTCTTCCGCAGGCCGCCGCGCAACGTGCGGCGGGCACTGATCGTCGCTGCGCTCGTCTGCGTCGGGCTGGCGTCGGTTCTCACGGGCTACATCGTCATCGGTAGGCACAATCCGCTCATCGAGTTGTCGCGCGCCTTCATCCCAAGTCCGCAGCAGGTCTTCGGCAAGCAGAACCTGCTCGTGCTCGTGGAAGGCCTCGACTACGATTACACCGCGACCGATCAGCCGTTCTCGTCGCAATCGCGAAGCGACGTCATCTGGGCGGTCAACTTCGATTTTGCGAACCATCGCATCTACGAGCTCTCCGTGCCGCGCGACATGCTCGCGACGTTCCCCGACGGCAGCCGGCGCAAGATCAACGAGGCGCAGTCGGACGGCGGCACACGGGAAGCCGAGCACGTCGTCGCGGGGTTCCTGGGCATTCCCGGCTTCGACCGCTACGCGGTCCTTCGCATCAACGCGGCGCGCGAAGTTATCGATGCGATCGGCGGCGTCAACGTGGACGTGAAGAACTCCGACTGTCTCATGACGCCGCACCACTGCGTCAATGGACCGATCGACTACGACGACACGTGGGGGCACCTGCACATCCACTTGAAGCCGGGAATGCAGCATCTGAACGGCGGACAGGCGGTCGGCTACGCGCGCTTCCGGCACGACTGGTGCAGCGACCCATGCCGCATCATGCGCCAGCAGCAAGTCGCGCGCGCCGTGCTCGAAAAGCTCAAAGGGGACAAGCTTTCGACGCTCTTGCATTTGGGGCAGCTCATCGGCATCGTTCACGCAAACCTCGTCACGAACCTGACGCAGAGCGAGATGCTTTCGATCGCCGACTACTACGCCGACATCACGCCCAAGGAGTTTCACTCGACGCAAGTGCCGTATACCGGCGATGTCCAGCTCGCCGACGGCGACGATCTCATTCCCGACGACGCCGCGAAGGCGAGGCTCGTGCAAACGATGCTCGTCGCGCCGCCGACGCCGACGCCCGCACCGCCGAGCACGATGGCGCTTGCCGCAATTCCGCCCTCGACCTTGCGCGTTGACGTCGAGAACGGCAGCGGCGTGCAAGGCGCGGCGCACCGCGTCGCCGAGCACCTGCGCAAGGCCGGATTTCAGATCGGCGACATCGGCGACGCAGCAAATACCAACCTCCCGACGTCGGAGATCCAGGTGCACTCGGCGGTGCTCTTCGCCGGCGCTCGCGTACGCGAAGCCATGCCGGGACCGTGGCAAAACGTGAGCATCGTCGACGCGGGCGCATCTCCTTCGCCGCAGACGAGCGACGTGACGATCATCGTCGGGCGCGATTTGGCGCGCCCGGAATGA
- the mnmA gene encoding tRNA 2-thiouridine(34) synthase MnmA, whose product MSKQRVVAAMSGGVDSAVAAGLLVESGYDVVGVTMKMYEPTRPAHAKSCCGVDDFDDARASAAALGIPHYVLDFKEAFRRGVVARFVDDYVHGRTPNPCVSCNNYVKLGTLARYARQLGAAHVATGHYARLEHRVDGPHLFRNAHEKDQAYALAQVSPEQLSMLLLPLGELDKPATRAHARRLGLPVHDKRESQDICFVEGGDYRDLLARLNPGIDRRGDVVNAGGDRVGTHAGVARYTIGQRARIADAGSARYVTRIDAASNTITIGREEELLSGALVAREVSLIRPERLRERQTPVRAMIRYRAAPVAAQASIDGDRLELAFEAPQRAVAPGQLVALLDCGTDEVLGGATIAAK is encoded by the coding sequence ATGAGCAAGCAGCGCGTCGTCGCGGCGATGAGCGGCGGCGTCGACTCCGCGGTCGCAGCCGGCCTTTTGGTGGAATCGGGCTACGACGTCGTGGGCGTGACGATGAAGATGTACGAGCCCACGCGGCCCGCGCATGCGAAAAGCTGTTGCGGCGTCGACGACTTCGACGACGCGCGCGCGAGCGCCGCGGCATTGGGGATTCCGCATTACGTCCTCGATTTCAAGGAGGCGTTCCGTCGCGGGGTCGTCGCGCGTTTCGTCGACGACTACGTGCACGGGCGCACGCCGAACCCGTGCGTCTCGTGCAACAACTACGTGAAGCTTGGAACGCTCGCGCGCTACGCCCGGCAGCTCGGCGCGGCACACGTTGCAACCGGGCACTACGCGCGCCTCGAGCATCGCGTCGACGGCCCGCATCTCTTCCGCAACGCGCACGAAAAGGACCAGGCGTATGCGCTCGCGCAGGTGTCGCCCGAGCAGCTTTCGATGCTGCTTCTGCCGCTCGGAGAGCTCGATAAGCCGGCGACGCGGGCGCACGCGCGCAGGCTGGGCCTACCGGTGCACGACAAACGAGAGTCGCAAGACATCTGCTTCGTCGAAGGCGGCGACTACCGCGATCTGCTCGCACGCTTGAACCCCGGCATTGATCGCCGCGGCGACGTCGTGAACGCGGGCGGAGATCGCGTGGGAACGCACGCCGGCGTCGCGCGCTACACGATCGGCCAGCGCGCCCGAATTGCCGATGCAGGCAGCGCGCGATACGTCACGCGCATCGACGCGGCGTCGAACACGATAACGATCGGGCGGGAGGAAGAGCTGCTCTCCGGCGCGCTCGTCGCCCGCGAGGTCAGCCTCATACGGCCGGAGCGTTTGCGCGAGCGGCAGACACCGGTCCGCGCGATGATCCGCTATCGCGCCGCCCCGGTCGCGGCCCAGGCAAGCATAGACGGCGACCGGCTCGAACTCGCCTTCGAGGCGCCGCAGCGAGCCGTCGCGCCCGGGCAGCTCGTCGCGCTCCTGGACTGCGGCACTGACGAAGTGCTGGGAGGCGCAACGATCGCCGCGAAGTAG
- the rimO gene encoding 30S ribosomal protein S12 methylthiotransferase RimO: protein MRRRNPEMAQARQTLSVSLISLGCAKNLVDSEVMLAKLGAADWAIEPDSERADAIIVNTCAFIDPAKAESTERILEYAQRKRPGQQLIVAGCLAQRYGEQLAQLIPEIDGIVGTGAYASIAEILTQARGGARPVRTEYVEEPEHAFLPRLVTTPRATAYLKIAEGCDHPCTFCIIPALRGAFRSRSEDSILAEARALAGGGAKELVLIAQDTSMWGRDRGIRRGGLARLLRRLHEIDGVEWIRLLYLYPATVDEELIDAIASLPKVCNYMDMPLQHAHPDMLRAMRRPSNGERYLEILEEFRRKIPGVTMRSTFIVGFPGEREEHVAYLEEWLARAQLDRVGFFEYSAEEGTPAASLAQSVPPRERRRRLVRLREAQRRASERARARRVGSVVRVLVEERRSLRAGSPLRERLGCASAWYGRSEGEAPGVDGGIYFTGEVRAGTFVEVVIEGHATFDSLGRVCAEEIVGE, encoded by the coding sequence ATGCGGCGCCGGAATCCGGAAATGGCCCAAGCTCGACAAACTCTTAGCGTTTCCCTCATCAGCCTCGGCTGCGCAAAGAACTTGGTCGACAGCGAGGTGATGCTCGCGAAGCTCGGCGCTGCCGACTGGGCGATCGAGCCCGACAGCGAGCGCGCCGACGCCATCATCGTGAACACGTGCGCCTTCATCGATCCGGCGAAGGCCGAGTCCACCGAGCGCATACTCGAGTACGCGCAGCGCAAGCGGCCCGGTCAGCAGTTGATCGTCGCCGGCTGTCTCGCGCAGCGCTACGGTGAGCAGCTCGCGCAGCTGATCCCGGAGATCGACGGTATCGTCGGTACCGGAGCGTACGCGTCGATCGCCGAGATCCTGACGCAAGCACGCGGCGGCGCCCGGCCGGTGCGCACGGAGTACGTGGAGGAGCCCGAGCACGCGTTCCTTCCTCGGCTCGTGACGACGCCACGCGCCACGGCGTATCTCAAGATTGCCGAAGGATGCGATCACCCGTGCACCTTCTGCATCATTCCGGCGCTACGCGGCGCTTTTCGTAGTCGCAGTGAAGACTCGATCCTAGCCGAAGCGCGCGCGCTCGCCGGCGGCGGCGCAAAGGAGCTCGTTCTCATCGCGCAGGACACGTCGATGTGGGGGCGCGATCGCGGCATCCGCCGCGGTGGCCTCGCGCGGTTGTTGCGACGCTTGCATGAGATCGACGGCGTCGAATGGATCCGCTTGCTCTACCTCTACCCCGCGACTGTCGACGAAGAACTCATCGACGCGATCGCGTCATTGCCGAAAGTCTGCAACTACATGGACATGCCGCTGCAGCACGCGCACCCCGACATGCTGCGAGCGATGCGCCGGCCGTCGAACGGCGAGCGGTACCTCGAAATTCTAGAAGAGTTTCGCCGGAAGATTCCCGGCGTCACGATGCGCTCGACGTTCATCGTCGGCTTTCCGGGCGAGCGCGAGGAGCACGTCGCATACCTGGAGGAGTGGCTCGCGCGCGCGCAACTCGATCGCGTCGGCTTCTTCGAGTACAGCGCCGAGGAAGGAACGCCCGCGGCATCGCTCGCGCAGAGCGTTCCGCCACGCGAGCGGCGGCGGCGCCTCGTCCGATTGCGCGAAGCGCAGCGTCGGGCGTCCGAGCGCGCCCGCGCCCGGCGGGTAGGAAGCGTCGTGCGCGTGCTCGTAGAGGAGCGGCGCTCGTTGCGTGCCGGGAGCCCGCTTCGCGAACGCTTGGGTTGCGCGTCGGCCTGGTACGGGCGCTCGGAAGGCGAAGCGCCGGGCGTCGACGGTGGCATCTACTTTACGGGCGAGGTGCGCGCGGGCACGTTCGTCGAGGTCGTCATCGAAGGGCATGCAACCTTCGATTCGCTCGGCCGCGTTTGTGCGGAGGAGATAGTCGGTGAATAA